The following proteins come from a genomic window of Corallococcus sp. NCRR:
- a CDS encoding phenylalanine--tRNA ligase beta subunit-related protein, producing MLTVDNHPLLDLVAFTSSWPAPLGDLPAPDWLQALLKPGATAPLQSDDAVRGAVRDLLRHGGYKPTGRGKPASEYLVRASGDGSLGTINAAVDACNAVSLHSGLPISVVDLDKAQAPFRVSTAIQGDRYVFNASGQAIDLEGLLCLFDAQGPCANAVKDAQRTKTDGTTRRTLTLLWGTKELKGHTERAFTWYRELLERLGATVEPVR from the coding sequence GTGCTGACCGTCGACAACCATCCCCTCCTCGACCTCGTCGCCTTCACCTCCTCCTGGCCCGCCCCCCTGGGGGACCTGCCCGCGCCCGACTGGCTGCAGGCCCTGCTGAAGCCCGGCGCCACCGCGCCTCTCCAGAGCGACGACGCCGTCCGGGGCGCCGTGCGCGACCTGCTCCGCCACGGCGGCTACAAGCCCACGGGCCGGGGCAAGCCCGCGTCCGAGTACCTGGTGCGGGCCTCCGGCGACGGAAGTCTGGGCACCATCAACGCCGCGGTGGACGCCTGCAACGCCGTATCGCTGCACAGCGGCCTGCCCATCAGCGTGGTGGACCTGGACAAGGCCCAGGCGCCGTTCCGCGTCTCCACCGCCATCCAGGGCGACCGCTACGTCTTCAACGCCTCCGGGCAGGCCATCGACCTGGAGGGCCTGCTGTGCCTCTTCGACGCGCAGGGCCCGTGCGCCAACGCGGTGAAGGACGCCCAGCGCACCAAGACGGACGGCACCACGCGGCGCACGCTCACGCTGCTGTGGGGCACGAAGGAGCTCAAGGGCCACACCGAGCGCGCCTTCACCTGGTACCGCGAGTTGTTGGAGCGCCTGGGCGCCACCGTCGAGCCCGTGCGCTGA
- a CDS encoding neutral/alkaline ceramidase, translating into MRTLNARLAPVLGLLLGCVLALGPGASRAQEGAPPAPVEAPANTNACAGSSNFLIGAARSDITGPAAEVGMMGYGQVGQKTEGIHLRLFSRAFVIASPCNGRRVAFVSADLGMVFQAVKQQVVERLRSKLGDTFSDDNVLLSATHTHSGPGGFSHYTFYNLTTFGFVPQNFEAIVSGITDSILRANARLAEGSLRLSSGDLHGASINRSPEAYLRNPEAERTRYPDNVDTRMTLLRMTGADGRELGLINWFAVHATSFGNTNTYISGDNKGMAAHTFEVEKGGRTPGGPDTFVAAFANSNEGDVTPNILGGTNGGGANDFEDAALSAKKQSDFAEHLWSTAGMPVMGGVDYRHTYVKMDAVDVAPSFADGGAHRTCPAAIGLSMIAGAEDGPGFGAEGATCESVHDVWSQFTCAAVTTPCQGEKPIILEMGTMKPYPWSPEVLPLQVVTVGPLALVAVPFEMTTMAGRRLRDTVRAQLQGAGVTDVVIAGPANAYSGYVATREEYARQDYEGASTHFGPWTLAALQQSFSGLAASLREGAAVAPGPTPRDLRKAVVGLQPGVVFDDKLLWVDFGAVAEEAKAAYARGDTASVTFWGGHPRNDLKRGGTFLRVQRREADGTWRDVANDGDGAALYHWQREYCVPTLACSQVRITWPIPKDTQPGTYRLVHEGNWKSGWDGRIHPYSGSSRPFTVK; encoded by the coding sequence ATGCGCACGCTGAATGCCCGCCTCGCTCCCGTGCTCGGGTTGCTGCTGGGCTGCGTGCTGGCGCTGGGGCCGGGCGCCTCCCGCGCGCAGGAGGGAGCGCCGCCGGCTCCCGTGGAGGCTCCGGCGAACACGAACGCGTGCGCGGGCTCGTCGAACTTCCTCATCGGCGCGGCGCGCTCGGACATCACCGGCCCCGCGGCGGAGGTGGGGATGATGGGCTACGGACAGGTGGGCCAGAAGACGGAGGGCATCCACCTGCGGCTGTTCTCGCGGGCGTTCGTCATCGCCTCGCCGTGCAACGGCCGCCGCGTGGCCTTCGTCAGCGCGGACCTGGGCATGGTGTTCCAGGCGGTGAAGCAGCAGGTGGTGGAGCGGCTGCGCTCGAAGCTGGGCGACACCTTCTCCGACGACAACGTGCTGCTCAGCGCCACGCACACGCACTCCGGGCCGGGCGGCTTCAGCCACTACACGTTCTACAACCTGACCACCTTCGGCTTCGTGCCCCAGAACTTCGAGGCCATCGTCTCCGGCATCACGGACTCCATCCTCCGCGCCAACGCGCGCCTGGCGGAAGGGTCGCTGCGGCTGTCCTCCGGCGACCTGCACGGCGCCAGCATCAACCGCTCACCGGAGGCCTACCTGCGCAACCCGGAGGCCGAGCGCACCCGCTATCCCGACAACGTGGACACGCGCATGACGCTGCTCCGGATGACGGGGGCGGACGGGCGCGAGCTGGGGCTCATCAATTGGTTCGCCGTGCACGCCACGTCCTTCGGCAACACGAACACGTACATCAGCGGCGACAACAAGGGGATGGCGGCGCACACGTTCGAAGTGGAGAAGGGGGGACGGACGCCCGGCGGCCCGGACACCTTCGTCGCGGCGTTCGCCAACTCGAATGAAGGCGACGTCACGCCCAACATCCTGGGCGGCACGAACGGCGGCGGCGCGAACGACTTCGAGGACGCGGCCCTCTCCGCGAAGAAGCAGTCCGACTTCGCCGAGCACCTGTGGTCCACCGCCGGGATGCCGGTGATGGGCGGCGTGGACTACCGGCACACCTACGTGAAGATGGACGCGGTGGACGTCGCGCCCTCGTTCGCGGACGGCGGCGCGCACCGCACCTGCCCCGCGGCCATCGGCCTGTCCATGATCGCCGGCGCGGAGGACGGGCCCGGCTTCGGCGCGGAAGGGGCCACGTGCGAGTCCGTGCACGACGTGTGGAGCCAGTTCACCTGCGCCGCCGTCACCACGCCCTGCCAGGGGGAGAAGCCCATCATCCTGGAGATGGGCACCATGAAGCCCTACCCGTGGTCCCCGGAGGTGCTGCCGCTCCAGGTGGTGACGGTGGGGCCGCTGGCGCTGGTGGCGGTGCCCTTCGAGATGACCACCATGGCGGGCCGCCGGCTGCGCGACACGGTGCGCGCGCAGCTCCAGGGCGCGGGCGTGACGGACGTGGTCATCGCGGGGCCGGCCAACGCCTACTCGGGCTACGTGGCCACGCGCGAGGAGTACGCGCGCCAGGATTACGAAGGCGCGTCCACGCACTTCGGCCCGTGGACGCTGGCGGCGTTGCAGCAGTCCTTCTCGGGGCTCGCGGCCTCCTTGCGCGAAGGGGCGGCCGTGGCGCCCGGCCCCACGCCGCGCGACCTGCGCAAGGCGGTGGTGGGGCTTCAGCCCGGCGTGGTGTTCGACGACAAGCTGCTCTGGGTGGACTTCGGCGCCGTCGCGGAGGAGGCAAAGGCGGCCTACGCGCGAGGCGACACGGCGAGCGTCACCTTCTGGGGCGGCCATCCGCGCAATGACCTGAAGCGGGGCGGCACCTTCCTGCGCGTGCAGCGGCGGGAGGCGGATGGCACGTGGCGGGACGTGGCGAACGACGGGGACGGCGCCGCGCTGTACCACTGGCAGCGCGAGTACTGCGTGCCCACGCTCGCGTGCTCACAGGTGCGCATCACCTGGCCCATTCCCAAGGACACGCAGCCGGGCACGTACCGGCTGGTGCACGAGGGGAACTGGAAGTCCGGCTGGGACGGGCGCATCCACCCGTACTCGGGGAGCTCGCGCCCGTTCACCGTGAAGTAG
- a CDS encoding gluconokinase, with product MVVIVMGVSGTGKSTVGRALADRFGWTFVDADDLHSVENRRKMAEGTPLTDVDRQPWLELLRARMEKALDADEDLVLAFSGLKAFYRARLTVDPARERWVYLHAPASVIRERLQKRLGHFMPAALLDSQLETLEVPGDAFTVDVTPPPGEIVERIVTGLALEPR from the coding sequence ATGGTGGTCATCGTCATGGGCGTTTCAGGCACCGGGAAGTCCACGGTGGGCCGGGCGCTCGCGGACCGGTTTGGGTGGACCTTCGTGGACGCGGACGACCTGCACTCGGTGGAGAACCGCCGGAAGATGGCCGAGGGCACGCCGCTGACGGACGTGGACCGGCAGCCCTGGCTGGAGCTGCTGCGCGCGAGGATGGAGAAGGCGTTGGATGCGGACGAGGACCTGGTGCTGGCCTTCTCCGGCCTCAAGGCCTTCTACCGCGCCAGGCTCACCGTGGACCCCGCGCGCGAGCGCTGGGTGTACCTGCACGCGCCCGCGTCCGTCATCCGCGAGCGGCTCCAGAAGCGCCTGGGGCACTTCATGCCGGCGGCGCTGCTCGACAGCCAGTTGGAGACGCTGGAGGTCCCCGGCGACGCGTTCACCGTGGACGTGACGCCGCCGCCCGGCGAAATCGTCGAGCGCATCGTGACGGGGCTGGCGTTGGAGCCCAGATAG
- a CDS encoding ExbD/TolR family protein: MHARRPVVVKPQPGLQSEPNVTPLVDVVLVLLIIFMVVMPLMRGEFALQLPSAGDPGAYAMSPEDLPPGLIRLTAEGALLIDGDPVSEADYIPRLRAFLAARPKGQRGLYFQPDARAPYTRLIAALDGAKLAGAESLGLTFTKP; this comes from the coding sequence ATGCACGCAAGACGCCCCGTCGTGGTGAAGCCCCAGCCCGGTCTCCAGTCCGAACCCAACGTCACGCCGCTCGTGGACGTGGTCCTCGTCCTGCTGATCATCTTCATGGTCGTGATGCCGCTGATGCGTGGCGAGTTCGCGCTCCAGCTCCCCTCTGCCGGGGACCCGGGCGCCTACGCCATGTCCCCCGAGGACCTGCCCCCAGGCCTCATCCGGCTCACGGCGGAGGGCGCGCTCCTCATCGACGGCGACCCGGTGAGCGAAGCGGACTACATCCCGCGCCTGCGGGCCTTCCTGGCGGCCCGCCCCAAGGGCCAGCGCGGCCTGTACTTCCAGCCTGACGCCCGTGCCCCCTACACCCGGCTCATCGCCGCCCTCGACGGCGCGAAGCTCGCGGGCGCGGAGAGCCTGGGCCTGACCTTCACGAAACCCTGA
- a CDS encoding acyltransferase codes for MDLDAQRREQHKLRLSWMPWLYFSLKPRHREWAEAWQREVQDRLRALETVDIAEGCFIAPEARIFAEPGRTVRIGPACSIGADAFVHGPVVLGPRVSLNARVSLDGGACGIRIGEGSRIATGATLYAFDHGLAPDRPVREQPVTSKGIVIGQDVWVGANAGITDGVTVGDHAVIGMGAVVTRDVPPWAIVGGVPARLLGDRRQRPRSGIPGGWEPPDSEGNP; via the coding sequence GTGGACCTGGACGCGCAACGCCGTGAACAACACAAGCTGCGGCTGTCGTGGATGCCGTGGCTCTACTTCAGCCTCAAGCCCCGCCACCGCGAGTGGGCGGAGGCCTGGCAGCGCGAGGTGCAGGACCGCCTGCGCGCGCTGGAGACGGTGGATATCGCAGAAGGATGTTTCATCGCGCCGGAGGCGCGCATCTTCGCGGAGCCCGGCCGCACCGTGCGCATCGGGCCGGCGTGCAGCATCGGCGCGGACGCCTTCGTGCACGGGCCGGTGGTGCTGGGGCCGCGCGTCAGCCTCAACGCGCGCGTCAGCCTGGACGGCGGCGCGTGCGGCATCCGCATCGGGGAGGGCAGCCGCATCGCCACCGGCGCCACGCTCTACGCCTTCGACCACGGGCTCGCGCCGGACCGCCCCGTGCGCGAGCAGCCCGTCACCTCGAAGGGCATCGTGATCGGCCAGGACGTCTGGGTGGGCGCCAACGCGGGCATCACGGACGGTGTCACCGTGGGCGACCACGCAGTGATTGGCATGGGCGCCGTCGTCACCCGCGACGTGCCTCCGTGGGCCATCGTCGGTGGCGTGCCTGCACGCTTGCTCGGGGATCGCCGTCAACGCCCCCGTTCCGGAATTCCCGGGGGCTGGGAGCCTCCAGACTCCGAGGGAAACCCTTGA
- a CDS encoding ATP-binding protein, translating to MAQEQRETGGAAALGRSSGTSDLVDTRRFQRAGSLLREALFELDAAGRLVLATPAWERLVGAPVHAWLGRSLVELFHPEDRDQARVLLRTALSRTDVPSRLELRLSSGGTQPRWVEMSATGDPEHLGGVLGTLVDVTPRRLAEEAAATRERYLGAMVEVQRQLLAPEASVDVYNSILEPLGRVAGASRAYVFEFHRDASGRMLQSQRAEWCAAGISRELDNPDTQAWPIDQAFTLPQLEQLHRGEAVQGSPEDFGADNAPVLLAQGIRSLLVLPLVVHGEPFGFIGFDNCDDARPWSHVEVKLLSGAAGALSLALEQHTTDALRVRTETALRRTEAGFHLLIEGFPDPVVVHTTDGMLLSVNPAMANYLGYQDPAELLGRHLLGLVRREDQEVARRHLEEAQDGALAARSHEVPLVRRDGQVVSADLVTLGVLFDGVPARVTVARDFTERKHMQAQLMLGDRLASMGMLAAGIAHELNNPLSYVLSNLEFLHRALGPMPRPLGAEELLEYQQVLDDAREGSERMRQIVRQLKVFSRVDDAHEEAVDLHRVLDSVAQMAASEIRPRARLVKQYGNVPTVRANEGKLFQVFLNLVINAAHAIPEGFTDEHEIRLITRVDEDGRVLVEVRDTGRGIAPELLRRIFDPFFTTKAPGQGTGLGLSICDTIVRALGGTITAESTPGNGATFRVTLHVAARPAHVA from the coding sequence GTGGCGCAGGAGCAACGCGAAACGGGGGGCGCCGCTGCTCTGGGGCGGTCATCCGGGACGAGCGACCTCGTGGACACGCGTCGTTTCCAGCGCGCCGGATCGCTGTTGCGCGAGGCGCTCTTCGAACTGGACGCGGCGGGCCGCCTCGTCCTGGCGACCCCCGCCTGGGAGCGCCTGGTCGGAGCGCCCGTGCACGCGTGGCTCGGCCGCTCGCTGGTGGAGTTGTTCCACCCGGAGGACCGGGACCAGGCGCGGGTGCTGCTGCGCACGGCGCTGTCGCGCACGGACGTGCCCTCGCGGCTGGAGCTGCGGCTGTCGTCGGGCGGCACGCAGCCGCGCTGGGTGGAGATGTCCGCGACGGGGGACCCGGAGCACCTGGGCGGCGTGCTGGGCACGCTGGTGGACGTCACCCCGCGCCGCCTGGCGGAGGAGGCCGCCGCCACGCGCGAGCGCTACCTGGGCGCGATGGTGGAGGTGCAGCGCCAGCTGCTCGCGCCCGAGGCCTCCGTGGATGTGTACAACTCCATCCTGGAGCCGCTGGGCCGCGTCGCGGGCGCCAGCCGCGCCTACGTCTTCGAGTTCCACCGCGACGCCTCTGGCCGGATGCTCCAGTCCCAGCGCGCGGAGTGGTGCGCGGCCGGCATCTCGCGCGAGCTGGACAACCCGGACACGCAGGCGTGGCCCATCGACCAGGCCTTCACGCTCCCCCAACTGGAGCAGCTCCACCGGGGCGAGGCCGTGCAGGGCTCGCCGGAGGACTTCGGCGCGGACAACGCGCCGGTGCTCCTGGCGCAGGGCATCCGTTCGCTGCTGGTGCTGCCCCTGGTGGTGCACGGCGAGCCGTTCGGCTTCATCGGCTTCGACAACTGCGATGACGCGCGGCCCTGGTCGCACGTGGAGGTGAAGCTGCTGTCCGGCGCGGCCGGCGCGCTGTCGCTGGCGCTGGAGCAGCACACCACGGACGCGCTGCGCGTGCGCACGGAGACGGCGCTGCGCCGCACGGAGGCCGGCTTCCACCTGCTCATCGAAGGGTTCCCGGACCCCGTGGTGGTGCACACCACGGACGGCATGCTCCTGTCGGTGAACCCGGCCATGGCCAACTACCTGGGCTACCAGGACCCGGCGGAGCTCCTGGGCCGGCACCTCCTGGGGCTGGTGCGGCGCGAGGACCAGGAGGTCGCGCGCCGCCACCTGGAGGAGGCGCAGGACGGGGCGCTGGCCGCCCGCTCGCACGAGGTGCCGCTGGTGCGCCGCGACGGGCAGGTGGTGAGCGCGGACCTGGTGACGCTGGGCGTGCTCTTCGACGGCGTGCCCGCGCGCGTGACGGTGGCGCGCGACTTCACCGAGCGCAAGCACATGCAGGCGCAGCTCATGCTGGGGGACCGGCTGGCCTCCATGGGCATGCTGGCCGCGGGCATCGCGCACGAACTGAACAACCCGCTGTCCTACGTGCTCTCCAACCTGGAGTTCCTGCACCGCGCGCTGGGCCCCATGCCCCGGCCCCTGGGCGCCGAGGAGCTGCTGGAGTACCAGCAGGTGCTGGACGACGCGCGCGAGGGCTCCGAGCGGATGCGCCAGATCGTCCGCCAGCTCAAGGTCTTCTCCCGCGTGGACGACGCGCACGAGGAGGCGGTGGACCTGCACCGCGTGCTGGACTCCGTGGCGCAGATGGCGGCCAGTGAAATCCGGCCGCGCGCCCGGCTGGTGAAGCAGTACGGCAACGTGCCGACGGTGCGCGCCAACGAGGGCAAGCTGTTCCAGGTGTTCCTCAACCTGGTCATCAACGCCGCGCACGCGATTCCAGAGGGCTTCACGGACGAGCACGAGATCCGCCTCATCACCCGCGTGGACGAAGACGGCCGGGTGCTGGTGGAGGTTCGCGACACGGGCCGGGGCATCGCGCCGGAGCTCTTGCGCCGCATCTTCGACCCCTTCTTCACCACCAAGGCGCCGGGCCAGGGCACCGGCCTGGGCCTGTCCATCTGCGACACCATCGTGCGCGCGCTGGGCGGCACCATCACCGCGGAGTCCACGCCGGGCAACGGCGCCACCTTCCGCGTCACCCTGCACGTCGCCGCGCGGCCCGCACACGTGGCCTGA
- a CDS encoding ExbD/TolR family protein has protein sequence MGMAVGGRGGVRADINVTPLVDVVLVLLIIFMVVTPLSQEGKDVTLPTAAQGEQPQKPEPLVFSLTADKVLYVGDEAIPDAARFQERIQQELRAHRDRKLLFKADASLTCGDVLGVLRQSENAGAEFVSLGVSVKKP, from the coding sequence ATGGGAATGGCCGTAGGCGGCAGGGGCGGAGTGAGGGCCGACATCAACGTCACGCCGCTGGTCGACGTGGTGCTGGTGCTGCTGATCATCTTCATGGTCGTGACGCCGCTGTCCCAGGAGGGCAAGGACGTCACCCTGCCCACCGCCGCGCAGGGCGAGCAGCCCCAGAAGCCCGAACCCCTGGTCTTCTCCCTCACCGCCGACAAGGTGCTGTACGTCGGCGACGAAGCCATCCCGGACGCCGCCCGCTTCCAGGAGCGCATCCAGCAGGAACTGCGCGCCCACCGTGACCGCAAGCTGCTCTTCAAGGCCGATGCGTCACTGACGTGCGGCGACGTGCTCGGCGTCCTGCGGCAGTCAGAGAACGCGGGCGCCGAGTTCGTGTCCCTGGGTGTCTCCGTGAAGAAGCCCTGA
- a CDS encoding phosphatase PAP2 family protein: MSRGPWRWVSGWDAMVTRPLGLLLLVVACVLGFVVLSDEVHEGDTQDIDERIVRSLRREEDPARPRGPWWLSETARDVTSLGGFPVLAILTAAVCGFLVVARRYRTSLFVLSSIVGGWILNALLKNLFHRPRPSVVPHLTETMSTSFPSGHAMLSAITYLTLGALLAQFAEHRRVKVYLLTVALVLSVLVGCTRVYLGVHYPTDVLGGWVAGLAWALFVTVAARTVRRRSPALQEEAQRPVE; this comes from the coding sequence ATGTCACGAGGGCCATGGCGGTGGGTGTCGGGTTGGGATGCGATGGTGACGCGGCCCCTGGGGCTGCTCCTGCTCGTGGTCGCGTGCGTCCTGGGCTTCGTCGTCCTGTCCGACGAGGTGCATGAAGGCGACACGCAGGACATCGACGAGCGCATCGTGCGCTCCCTGCGCCGTGAAGAAGACCCCGCGCGCCCCCGGGGCCCGTGGTGGCTCTCGGAGACCGCTCGCGACGTGACGTCCCTGGGCGGCTTCCCCGTCCTGGCGATCCTCACCGCGGCCGTGTGCGGCTTCCTCGTGGTGGCCCGCCGCTACCGCACCAGCCTCTTCGTGCTGTCCTCCATCGTCGGCGGGTGGATCCTCAACGCGCTGCTCAAGAACCTGTTCCACCGCCCGCGCCCCTCGGTGGTGCCCCACCTCACCGAGACCATGTCCACCAGCTTCCCCAGCGGCCACGCCATGCTGTCCGCCATCACCTACCTCACGCTGGGCGCGCTCCTGGCCCAGTTCGCGGAACACCGCCGCGTGAAGGTCTACCTCCTCACCGTGGCCCTGGTGCTCTCCGTCCTCGTGGGCTGCACCCGCGTCTACCTGGGCGTGCACTACCCCACGGACGTGCTCGGCGGCTGGGTGGCCGGGCTCGCATGGGCCCTGTTCGTCACCGTCGCCGCCCGCACCGTGCGCCGCCGCAGCCCCGCCCTTCAAGAAGAGGCCCAGCGCCCCGTGGAATGA
- a CDS encoding histone deacetylase family protein, producing the protein MIQAWLWKLGLGRGRVHVFYDEAYRLPLSGIESSVGIEPRGTDFTTWYLLESGVVRAADVRHPVPVSYAQLARVHDARYLESLADPSMLARIYATDPSEVPVDALLDSVRLVCGGTLGAARLALARQTPVVNMAGGFHHARPDKGGGFCTVNDIAVAVADLRASGFEGSVAVLDLDAHPPDGTAACLAGQPKTWIGSVSGSDWGVLPPGVDETRVPDGCDDVTYVQKVKDLLARMPASDITFVIAGGDVLAGDRFGRVGITLQGARKRDVAIAAALRGRASVWLPGGGYHAESWKLFAGTVLVLAGLGHQRITARYDPLSARFQRIAHLLDPENGNTGGKAPHWEPFSLEDLEGPLRLGPEVQPRVLGHYTAQGIEYALFRYGLLSYVERLGYSRLRVQVASTGGTGDRIMVLGHAGGREHLLSDSVVEKKELQGETFLFANWLSLRHPRARFSDKRPQLPGQEVPGLGLSRETTEVLLAMAQRLGLAGVAFRPMWYHLAVVARGRFHFATPERQGRFEALMRDLSSLSLVEATRAVAEGRVRLNGQPYPWEPDDMVCRLSPVSLDAEAVEKERERCHFTVEPAPEPTAAPPVKPEPL; encoded by the coding sequence ATGATTCAGGCGTGGCTCTGGAAGCTGGGCCTGGGACGCGGCCGGGTGCACGTCTTCTACGACGAGGCCTACCGGCTGCCCCTCTCCGGCATCGAGTCCTCCGTGGGCATCGAGCCGCGCGGCACCGACTTCACCACCTGGTACCTGCTGGAGTCCGGCGTGGTGCGCGCCGCGGACGTGCGCCACCCCGTGCCCGTGTCCTACGCGCAGCTCGCGCGCGTGCACGACGCCCGCTACCTGGAGTCCCTCGCCGACCCCTCGATGCTCGCGCGCATCTACGCCACCGACCCGTCCGAGGTCCCCGTGGACGCGCTCCTGGACAGCGTGCGGCTCGTGTGCGGCGGCACGCTGGGCGCGGCCCGGCTGGCGCTCGCGCGGCAGACGCCCGTGGTCAACATGGCCGGCGGCTTCCACCACGCGCGCCCGGACAAGGGCGGCGGCTTCTGCACCGTCAATGACATCGCCGTGGCCGTGGCGGACCTGCGCGCCTCCGGCTTCGAGGGCTCCGTGGCCGTGCTGGACCTGGACGCGCACCCGCCGGACGGCACCGCCGCGTGCCTCGCCGGACAGCCGAAGACGTGGATCGGCTCCGTGTCCGGCAGCGACTGGGGCGTGCTGCCCCCCGGCGTGGATGAGACCCGCGTGCCGGACGGCTGCGACGACGTCACCTACGTGCAGAAGGTGAAGGACCTGCTCGCGCGGATGCCCGCCTCCGACATCACCTTCGTCATCGCGGGCGGGGACGTGCTGGCCGGGGACCGCTTCGGGCGCGTGGGCATCACGCTCCAGGGCGCGCGCAAGCGCGACGTGGCCATCGCCGCGGCGCTGCGGGGCCGGGCCAGCGTGTGGCTGCCCGGGGGCGGCTACCACGCGGAGTCCTGGAAGCTGTTCGCGGGCACCGTGCTGGTGCTCGCGGGCCTGGGCCACCAGCGCATCACCGCGCGCTACGACCCGTTGAGCGCGCGCTTCCAGCGCATCGCGCACCTGTTGGATCCGGAGAACGGCAACACCGGCGGCAAGGCGCCGCACTGGGAGCCCTTCTCGCTGGAGGACCTGGAGGGCCCGCTGCGGCTGGGGCCGGAGGTCCAGCCGCGCGTGCTGGGCCACTACACCGCGCAGGGCATCGAGTACGCGCTCTTCCGCTACGGCCTGCTGTCGTACGTGGAGCGCCTGGGCTACAGCCGCCTGCGCGTGCAGGTGGCCTCCACCGGCGGCACCGGCGACCGCATCATGGTGCTGGGCCACGCGGGAGGCCGCGAGCACCTGCTGTCGGACTCGGTGGTGGAGAAGAAGGAGCTGCAGGGCGAGACCTTCCTCTTCGCCAACTGGCTGTCCCTACGCCACCCGCGCGCGCGCTTCAGCGACAAGCGCCCGCAACTGCCCGGCCAGGAGGTGCCCGGCCTGGGCCTGTCGCGCGAGACGACGGAGGTGCTGCTCGCCATGGCCCAGCGCCTGGGCCTGGCGGGCGTGGCCTTCCGGCCCATGTGGTACCACCTGGCCGTCGTCGCGCGCGGCCGCTTCCACTTCGCCACCCCGGAGCGCCAGGGCCGCTTCGAGGCGCTGATGCGCGACCTGTCCTCGCTGTCGCTCGTGGAGGCCACGCGCGCCGTGGCCGAAGGGCGCGTGCGCCTCAATGGCCAGCCGTACCCGTGGGAGCCGGACGACATGGTCTGCCGCCTGTCCCCCGTCTCCCTGGACGCGGAGGCCGTGGAGAAGGAGCGCGAGCGCTGCCACTTCACCGTGGAGCCCGCGCCGGAGCCCACGGCCGCTCCGCCGGTGAAGCCCGAGCCCCTCTGA
- a CDS encoding NAD-dependent succinate-semialdehyde dehydrogenase, which produces MAIATISPTTGKTLRTFDVLSSAELERKLQRAADTFRSYRETSFADRARWMRRAAEILEVEADRFGRMMTEEMGKPLEAAKAESIKSATACRYYVTRAEKLLRDTPIDVDGDTAFVRYQPLGPVLAIMPWNFPFWQVVRFAAPALMAGNVGLLKHASNVPQCAIALEEIFRTAGFPEGAFQSLFIETSEVNRVIEDPRVKAVTLTGSEGAGRAVGAAAGRAIKKVVLELGGSDPFIVMPSADLDKAVHTAVSARLINNGQSCIAAKRFIVAEPIAQEFERRFVERMKTMVVGDPMDPKTDVGPLATPGILEGLHAQVQESVKAGTRLLLGGKPQGGPGNFYPPTVLADPPPKAPAFHDELFGPVATLLRARDLEHAIELANATPFGLGASVWTQDANEQRRLIDGIEAGMVFVNALVASDARLPFGGVKHSGHGRELADLGIREFVNAKTVRITGASGAPPPSKHAGE; this is translated from the coding sequence ATGGCCATCGCCACCATCAGCCCCACCACCGGCAAGACGCTGCGCACGTTCGACGTGCTCTCGTCCGCGGAGCTGGAGCGCAAGCTGCAACGGGCCGCGGACACGTTCCGCTCCTACCGCGAGACGTCCTTCGCTGACCGCGCCCGCTGGATGCGCCGCGCCGCTGAAATCCTCGAGGTCGAGGCCGACCGCTTCGGCCGCATGATGACGGAGGAGATGGGCAAGCCGCTGGAGGCCGCCAAGGCGGAGTCCATCAAGTCCGCCACCGCGTGCCGCTACTACGTCACCCGCGCCGAGAAGCTCCTGCGCGACACGCCCATCGACGTGGACGGCGACACCGCCTTCGTGCGCTACCAGCCCCTGGGCCCCGTGCTCGCCATCATGCCGTGGAACTTCCCCTTCTGGCAGGTCGTGCGCTTCGCCGCCCCCGCCCTCATGGCCGGCAACGTGGGCCTCCTCAAACACGCCAGCAACGTGCCCCAGTGCGCCATCGCACTCGAAGAAATCTTCCGCACCGCCGGCTTCCCGGAAGGCGCCTTCCAATCGCTGTTCATCGAGACGTCGGAGGTGAACCGCGTCATCGAAGACCCTCGCGTGAAGGCCGTCACCCTCACCGGCAGCGAGGGCGCCGGACGCGCGGTCGGCGCCGCCGCGGGCCGTGCCATCAAGAAGGTCGTCCTGGAGCTGGGCGGCAGCGATCCGTTCATCGTCATGCCCAGCGCGGACCTGGACAAGGCCGTGCACACCGCCGTGTCCGCGCGCCTCATCAACAACGGCCAGTCCTGCATCGCCGCCAAGCGCTTCATCGTCGCCGAGCCCATCGCCCAGGAGTTCGAACGCCGCTTCGTCGAACGCATGAAGACCATGGTGGTCGGCGACCCCATGGATCCAAAGACCGACGTGGGCCCCCTCGCCACGCCCGGCATCCTCGAAGGGCTGCATGCCCAGGTGCAGGAGAGCGTGAAGGCCGGCACCCGGCTCCTGCTGGGCGGCAAGCCCCAGGGCGGCCCCGGCAACTTCTACCCGCCCACCGTCCTGGCGGATCCGCCACCCAAGGCCCCCGCCTTCCATGACGAGCTCTTCGGTCCCGTGGCCACGCTGCTGCGCGCCCGCGACCTGGAGCACGCCATCGAGCTGGCCAACGCGACGCCCTTCGGCCTGGGCGCCAGCGTGTGGACCCAGGACGCGAACGAACAGCGCCGGCTCATCGACGGCATCGAGGCCGGCATGGTGTTCGTCAACGCGCTCGTCGCGTCCGACGCGCGCCTGCCCTTCGGCGGCGTGAAGCACTCCGGCCACGGCCGCGAGCTGGCCGACCTGGGCATCCGCGAGTTCGTCAACGCCAAGACCGTCCGCATCACCGGCGCGTCCGGCGCACCGCCGCCGTCGAAGCACGCGGGCGAATAG